Proteins co-encoded in one Chroicocephalus ridibundus chromosome 6, bChrRid1.1, whole genome shotgun sequence genomic window:
- the LOC134517039 gene encoding pulmonary surfactant-associated protein A-like, producing MLSPRLFHKIFGVAFLLFPCCAQGKPAGSFPLSSFAQLPEDGIDQGFIPGFLPMVDNEVEDIIRQLEHQISRLEGVLHLEKMITESGGKIFATNGKRADFHATMKKCKEAGGSIATPRNPGENDAILYFVKSFNTYAYLGMKESLIPSKFLFLDGTELTYTNWYLHEPSGKGEEECVEMYTDGTWNDRKCNQNHLIVCQF from the exons ATGCTGTCTCCACGGTTGTTCCACAAAATCTTTGGAGTGGCTTTTTTGCTGTTCCCATGCTGTGCTCAAGGTAAACCAGCAGGAAGTTTTCCACTCTCCAGTTTTGCACAGTTGCCTGAAGATGGGATAGATCAAGGATTTATACCAG GTTTCCTACCGATGGTTGATAATGAAGTGGAAGACATTATCCGTCAATTAGAACATCAGATTTCCAGACTCGAAGGAG TCCTCCACTTGGAAAAGATGATAACAGAATctggaggaaaaatatttgctaccAATGGGAAAAGAGCTGATTTCCATGCTAcaatgaaaaaatgcaaagaggCTGGAGGGTCTATTGCCACTCCAAGGAACCCAGGCGAGAATGATGCCATTTTGTACTTTGTGAAAAGTTTTAACACCTATGCCTACCTGGGGATGAAAGAATCTCTAATTCCAAGCAAATTCCTGTTCCTGGATGGTACAGAGCTGACCTATACTAACTGGTATTTACATGAACCTTCTGGCAAAGGGGAAGAGGAATGTGTGGAGATGTACACTGATGGCACTTGGAATGACAGAAAGTGCAACCAGAATCACCTTATTGTCTGTCAGTTTTAG
- the LOC134517038 gene encoding pulmonary surfactant-associated protein A-like, with product MLSYSSYMLMAVAALLVTCRALPKCPEVPGLPGVPGLPGGDDLKGQARLPGLIGPSGSLLGPPGRDILPYLQGLPDSLDTELHNVLVNLKHRLCRLEGVLALNGKIREVGEKIFASNGKKVDFGSAVKSCEEAGGTIASPMNEEENKAILSIVQQYNQYAYLGIKEGETSGQFKYINGMPLNYTKWHQYEPNGKGTEKCVEMYTDGSWNDKKCNLYRLTICEF from the exons ATGTTGTCTTACTCATCCTACATGCTCATGGCAGTAGCTGCTTTGCTAGTGACTTGCCGTGCGCTGCCTAAATGTCCAGAAGTTCCTGGGCTCCCTGGTGTCCCTGGACTGCCTGGAGGAGATGATCTGAAAGGACAAGCACGCCTACCAG GTCTCATAGGACCCTCTGGAAGCCTGTTGGGGCCTCCTGGAAGAGATATTCTCCCTTATCTGCAag GTCTACCTGATTCGCTGGACACTGAACTCCACAATGTTTTAGTAAATTTGAAACACCGACTTTGCAGACTTGAAGGCg TGCTTGCTTTGAATGGGAAAATAAGAGAAGTAGGAGAGAAAATATTTGCCAGCAATGGGAAGAAAGTGGATTTTGGATCTGCAGTAAAATCCTGTGAAGAGGCTGGAGGAACTATTGCAAGTCCCATGAATGAAGAGGAGAATAAAGCTATTTTGAGCATTGTACAACAGTATAACCAATATGCTTACTTGGGCATTAAAGAGGGTGAGACTTCAGGTCAATTTAAGTATATAAATGGCATGCCTCTGAATTATACCAAGTGGCACCAATATGAGCCTAACggcaaagggacagaaaaatgtGTGGAGATGTACACTGATGGGAGCTGGAATGACAAAAAATGCAACCTGTATCGCCTCACAATTTGTGAATTTTAA